One segment of Odocoileus virginianus isolate 20LAN1187 ecotype Illinois chromosome 32, Ovbor_1.2, whole genome shotgun sequence DNA contains the following:
- the LOC139032624 gene encoding anaphase-promoting complex subunit 7-like, translated as MALQQKKALSKTSKVRPSTGNSASTPQSQCLPSEIEVKYKMAECYTMLKQDKDAIAILGGIPSRQRTPKINMMLANLYKKAGQERPSVTSYKEVLRQCPLALDAILGLLSLSVKGAEMASMTMNVIQTVPNLDWLSVWIKAYAFVHVGDSSRAINTICSLEKKSLLRDNVDLLGSLADLYFRAGDNKNSVLKFEQAQMLDLYLIKGMDVYGYLLAREGRLEDVENLGCRLFNISDQHAEPWVVSGCHSFYSKRYSRALYLGAKAIQLNSNSVQVLLLKGASLRNMGRVQEAIIHFREAIRLAPCRLDCYEGLIECYLASNSIREAMVMANNVYKTLGANAQTLTLLATVCLEDPVTQEKAKTLLDKALTQRPDYIKAVVKKAELLSREQKYEDGIALLRNALANQSDCVLHRILGDFLVAVNEYQEAMDQYSIALR; from the coding sequence ATGGCTTTACAGCAGAAGAAAGCCCTAAGTAAAACTTCAAAAGTGAGACCTTCAACTGGAAATTCTGCATCCACTCCACAGAGTCAGTGTCTTCCATCTGAAATTGAAGTAAAATACAAAATGGCTGAATGTTATACAATGCTAAAACAAGATAAAGATGCCATTGCTATACTTGGTGGGATCCCTTCAAGACAAAGAACTCCCAAAATAAACATGATGTTGGCAAACCTGTACAAGAAGGCTGGTCAGGAGCGACCTTCAGTCACCAGCTACAAGGAAGTGCTGAGGCAGTGTCCATTAGCCCTTGATGCGATTCTAGGTTTGCTGTCTCTTTCTGTAAAAGGTGCAGAGATGGCATCAATGACAATGAATGTGATCCAGACTGTGCCTAACTTGGATTGGCTTTCTGTGTGGATCAAAGCCTATGCTTTTGTGCATGTTGGTGACAGTTCAAGAGCAATCAATACCATTTGTTCACTAGAGAAAAAGTCCTTGTTGAGAGATAACGTGGACCTACTGGGAAGCTTAGCAGATCTGTACTTCAGAGCTGGAGACAATAAAAACTCTGTCCTCAAGTTTGAACAGGCACAGATGTTGGATCTGTATCTGATAAAAGGAATGGATGTGTATGGCTACCTCCTGGCACGAGAAGGACGGCTGGAGGATGTGGAGAACCTTGGCTGCCgcctttttaatatttctgaccAACATGCAGAACCCTGGGTGGTCTCTGGGTGTCACAGCTTCTATAGCAAACGCTATTCTCGAGCCCTCTATTTAGGAGCCAAGGCCATTCAGCTGAACAGTAACAGTGTTCAAGTTTTGCTACTTAAGGGAGCATCACTTAGAAACATGGGCAGAGTCCAGGAAGCAATAATCCACTTTCGGGAGGCTATACGTCTTGCACCTTGTCGCTTAGATTGTTATGAAGGTCTCATCGAATGTTACTTAGCCTCCAACAGTATTCGTGAAGCAATGGTAATGGCTAACAATGTTTACAAAACTCTAGGAGCAAATGCACAGACCCTTACCCTTTTAGCCACTGTTTGTCTTGAAGACCCGGTGACACAGGAGAAAGCCAAAACCTTATTAGATAAAGCCCTGACGCAAAGGCCGGATTACATTAAGGCTGTGGTGAAAAAAGCAGAACTGCTTAGCAGAGAACAGAAATATGAAGATGGAATTGCTTTGTTGAGGAATGCACTAGCTAATCAGAGTGACTGTGTCCTGCATCGGATCCTAGGAGATTTCCTTGTAGCTGTCAATGAGTATCAGGAAGCAATGGACCAGTATAGTATAGCACTAAGGTAG